One window from the genome of Butyrivibrio proteoclasticus B316 encodes:
- a CDS encoding DUF58 domain-containing protein, translating to MKIKVQKWKFIIYLVVVAACFAFASFYGGPVAFAWLYGVLLLIPVSILYIFVNNSFLRIYQEIEVHKLTKGEVHSYRVAIDNEGILPIHRMKLYLYEDRCDLYEIENGQEISLRIHEKKELSSGINCRYSGAYNVGVECVSFADPFGIYTITIDIPYSFRAIVSPRITDMADRVLDIENQYNSTGLKSPRLVENTPGSDIRPYQRGDSLNSINWKLSARLSELVSRVPDKMEKRSVTLLLQAVNVPEREQDTAFLKKRDFFLEFAVSAAWHFANQGVPVRIIYPSGKISESFVDSYESFLEFYDIIADSIFYSSSEEFDELIKRTYDVRNGVYEGDTWIIIRENPEPGEDYYLICG from the coding sequence ATGAAAATTAAAGTTCAGAAGTGGAAGTTCATAATTTATCTTGTGGTTGTGGCAGCATGCTTTGCATTTGCCAGTTTTTACGGCGGCCCGGTAGCTTTTGCCTGGTTGTACGGAGTTTTGTTACTCATTCCGGTTTCAATACTATATATTTTTGTAAACAATAGTTTCCTTCGAATTTATCAGGAAATTGAGGTTCATAAACTCACAAAAGGCGAAGTGCATAGTTACAGAGTGGCTATAGACAATGAGGGAATACTACCGATTCACAGGATGAAGTTATATCTCTATGAGGACAGGTGTGACCTGTATGAAATTGAAAATGGTCAGGAGATATCTCTAAGAATCCATGAGAAAAAAGAGCTCTCATCAGGTATAAACTGCAGATATTCGGGGGCATATAATGTTGGAGTTGAATGTGTTTCTTTTGCAGATCCATTCGGAATTTATACAATAACTATTGATATTCCATATTCCTTTAGAGCTATTGTCAGCCCAAGGATTACTGATATGGCAGACCGAGTTCTTGATATTGAGAATCAGTATAATAGCACTGGCCTTAAGAGCCCGAGGCTGGTAGAAAATACCCCGGGAAGCGATATTAGGCCATATCAAAGGGGAGATTCTCTTAATTCGATAAACTGGAAACTATCTGCAAGATTATCTGAGCTGGTTTCCAGAGTTCCTGACAAAATGGAAAAAAGAAGTGTTACTCTTCTTTTACAGGCAGTTAATGTGCCTGAAAGAGAGCAGGACACAGCTTTTCTTAAAAAGAGGGATTTTTTCCTGGAGTTTGCAGTATCAGCTGCCTGGCACTTTGCCAATCAGGGGGTTCCTGTCAGGATTATTTATCCATCAGGGAAAATAAGTGAAAGCTTCGTTGACTCTTATGAAAGCTTTCTGGAATTTTATGACATTATTGCAGATAGCATATTCTATAGCTCCAGTGAAGAATTCGATGAGCTTATCAAAAGGACATATGACGTGAGGAATGGCGTGTATGAAGGGGATACATGGATTATCATCAGAGAAAACCCTGAGCCGGGAGAGGATTACTACCTTATTTGCGGATGA
- a CDS encoding AAA family ATPase has product MVIRYIGLTEYNDIKVPININLGGPFFYEMKKSGHEWPYLVVTKKTSEYIYDFYKTVRFSKEDEEYSSDMPVINTGVREISAIVGRNSAGKTSVLRMISNVLREDKNSNASLSQYSYVMIHENLDDKQLFITTNIHNFYKNKTLDNINTSLKAHGYDKNVIVLPEKDMLKKKKQIYFSGVFDKASPLQTASNLDDICTNKMLNEFVRNIRSMAPDNLIRDEFGIADFKENEILKRVALMAKYPDLSTNNALMFDFPDKLKISLLDYYMEKDALYSDIKDDEHLLDRLKNSIDDQRAKESAQGKKTKKVLREAFQNELGYLLLEETIIDSIKESDLSVGEVCQQIWSKLNNETDRFSLHKYAESIKLDSFKHVRTEKENYYENESNDDPVNESPSADKFDYAITILKEYRERLIEAPDYLFDEDFTCELADEIEKCRDLIAEDSFHDLAGEYGAIMYSIENEVLDYQDVDLEDTKDNIVDILDKIIEELVYSQAASNLVSDSNTDDADSDKVLKDFNAKQDNHMTEQKMSAAGSEGKKLKIVDNILKKYSHTYADFVTLSEKSAVDFVAEKQEADSNHDTLLFAQIEYKKVRDEFFAFINDFTDEKCKPQTFGIVIDHDDICSGYNGHFDMVGRLGNLAEQIDSEKSELLIMVDEGELYLHPDAQKNFVLNFLKMSSYFFKDKDIQLILSTNSPFILSDLPRTNILCLEGLNEEGLTVRDSSILGKTFGTNITTLLINEFFMDKGVVGSFAKSKINEMLYRLNYDENYLDEEGIDKKIIDIVGDSLVSRKLEKMREEKLKNSTLSVLDREIKYTEERLRRLKEERAEHQKN; this is encoded by the coding sequence ATGGTAATACGGTATATTGGCCTTACTGAATATAATGATATAAAGGTTCCTATCAATATCAATCTTGGCGGGCCGTTTTTTTATGAGATGAAAAAAAGTGGTCATGAGTGGCCCTATCTTGTAGTTACCAAAAAAACTTCTGAATATATCTATGATTTCTATAAAACTGTCAGATTCTCCAAAGAAGATGAAGAATATAGTTCAGATATGCCGGTTATTAACACCGGTGTTCGCGAAATATCTGCAATTGTTGGTCGTAACAGCGCAGGCAAAACTTCAGTTCTTAGAATGATCAGCAATGTTCTAAGAGAAGACAAAAATTCCAATGCATCTCTTTCGCAGTACAGCTACGTTATGATTCATGAAAACTTGGATGACAAGCAGTTGTTTATCACTACAAACATCCACAATTTTTATAAAAACAAGACTCTGGACAATATTAATACAAGCTTGAAAGCACATGGTTACGACAAAAATGTAATAGTACTTCCAGAAAAAGATATGTTGAAAAAGAAAAAGCAGATCTATTTTTCCGGTGTCTTTGACAAAGCATCTCCGTTACAGACAGCCAGCAATCTGGATGATATCTGCACCAACAAAATGCTAAACGAATTTGTAAGAAATATCAGAAGCATGGCTCCTGACAATCTTATCCGCGATGAATTTGGGATTGCTGACTTTAAGGAAAACGAAATACTTAAACGTGTAGCGCTCATGGCCAAATATCCCGACCTGTCCACAAATAATGCCTTAATGTTCGACTTTCCTGATAAATTAAAAATATCACTGTTGGATTATTATATGGAAAAAGATGCTCTTTATTCAGACATTAAGGATGATGAGCATTTACTCGATCGGCTAAAAAATAGTATTGATGATCAAAGGGCAAAAGAGTCAGCGCAGGGCAAAAAAACAAAAAAAGTCCTTAGAGAAGCCTTTCAAAATGAGCTGGGATATCTTTTACTGGAAGAAACAATAATAGATTCAATAAAAGAATCTGACCTGAGCGTTGGAGAAGTCTGCCAGCAGATATGGTCTAAACTCAATAATGAAACGGACAGATTCTCTCTTCATAAATATGCTGAAAGTATCAAGCTTGATTCTTTCAAACATGTCCGTACGGAAAAAGAAAACTATTACGAAAATGAAAGCAACGATGACCCTGTAAATGAATCCCCATCTGCAGACAAGTTTGATTATGCTATAACCATCCTTAAGGAGTATAGAGAAAGACTCATCGAAGCCCCTGACTATCTTTTTGACGAGGATTTCACATGCGAATTAGCTGATGAAATAGAAAAGTGCAGAGATCTTATTGCAGAAGATTCCTTTCATGATCTTGCAGGGGAATACGGAGCAATAATGTATTCTATAGAAAATGAAGTACTGGATTATCAAGATGTAGATTTAGAGGACACCAAGGACAACATCGTAGACATTCTTGATAAGATAATAGAAGAATTGGTATATTCTCAAGCTGCTTCCAATCTTGTATCTGACAGTAATACTGATGACGCTGACTCCGACAAGGTGTTAAAAGATTTTAATGCCAAGCAGGACAATCATATGACAGAACAAAAAATGAGCGCAGCTGGAAGTGAAGGCAAAAAGCTGAAAATAGTAGATAACATCTTAAAAAAGTACTCACACACTTACGCAGATTTCGTGACTCTAAGCGAGAAATCTGCTGTAGATTTTGTAGCTGAGAAGCAGGAAGCAGACAGTAATCATGATACCTTACTGTTTGCTCAGATCGAATATAAAAAAGTTCGCGATGAATTTTTTGCCTTTATCAATGACTTTACAGATGAAAAGTGTAAACCTCAGACATTTGGCATCGTGATCGACCACGATGATATTTGCTCCGGATATAACGGACATTTCGACATGGTGGGTAGGCTTGGAAATCTTGCAGAACAGATAGATAGCGAAAAGAGCGAGCTTCTAATAATGGTTGATGAAGGTGAATTGTATCTACACCCAGATGCACAGAAAAACTTTGTGTTAAATTTCCTTAAAATGAGCAGCTACTTCTTTAAAGATAAGGATATACAGCTGATACTCTCCACCAATTCTCCATTTATACTGTCTGACCTTCCAAGGACGAACATTCTGTGTCTGGAAGGCTTAAACGAAGAAGGCCTAACTGTAAGAGATAGTAGCATTCTTGGAAAAACCTTTGGTACCAATATCACTACTCTTTTAATAAATGAGTTTTTCATGGACAAAGGAGTAGTAGGAAGCTTTGCCAAATCCAAGATCAACGAAATGCTGTATAGATTGAACTATGACGAGAACTATCTCGACGAAGAAGGAATTGATAAAAAAATAATAGATATTGTTGGTGATAGTCTCGTAAGCCGCAAGCTTGAGAAAATGCGCGAGGAAAAGCTAAAAAACAGTACTCTCAGCGTACTGGACCGAGAAATTAAGTATACCGAAGAAAGACTCAGACGTTTGAAAGAAGAAAGAGCTGAACATCAAAAGAATTAA
- a CDS encoding AAA family ATPase produces the protein MDNTNLKITELIENMQKRLLGKDEVIKSAVTCLIAGGHLLLEDVPGVGKTSLAKALADSVSVSFSRIQCTPDTTPSDITGLSIYSPARESFQVVPGPVLNNIVLADELNRTSPKTQSALLEVMEEHRVTIDGHEYPVPEPFMVIGTQNPSDMAGTYPLPESQLDRFMIKLSLGYPNSAASEDIARRFLSGELHDKTTPVLSGQDIISMQREAGKVSIHDNLRTYAVSIIEATRNKAEISCGASTRALLAMLRCSQALAYMEGRDYCIPEDIANAARLTIPHRLILTAEARLSRVTKTDMVKKILEQVKVS, from the coding sequence ATGGATAATACCAATCTTAAAATCACAGAACTTATAGAAAATATGCAAAAAAGGCTGTTAGGCAAGGATGAGGTGATAAAGAGTGCAGTGACTTGTCTTATTGCTGGAGGACATTTGCTTCTTGAAGATGTTCCGGGAGTTGGCAAAACATCTCTTGCCAAGGCGCTTGCAGACTCTGTTTCAGTTTCTTTTTCCAGAATACAGTGCACGCCTGATACCACACCTTCAGACATTACAGGCCTTTCTATATATAGTCCCGCCAGGGAAAGCTTTCAGGTGGTTCCGGGACCGGTGTTAAATAACATTGTCCTTGCGGATGAGCTCAACAGAACGTCTCCCAAGACGCAGTCTGCGCTATTGGAAGTTATGGAAGAGCACAGGGTAACAATTGATGGGCATGAGTATCCTGTACCTGAGCCGTTTATGGTCATTGGAACACAGAATCCTTCTGATATGGCAGGTACATATCCGCTTCCGGAGTCTCAGCTGGACAGGTTTATGATCAAGCTTTCGCTCGGATATCCGAATTCGGCCGCTTCAGAGGATATAGCAAGGCGCTTTTTGAGCGGTGAATTACATGATAAGACTACTCCGGTCCTGTCAGGACAGGATATTATCAGTATGCAGAGGGAAGCCGGTAAGGTTAGCATTCATGACAACCTTAGAACCTATGCGGTCAGTATAATAGAGGCAACTAGAAATAAGGCAGAGATTTCATGTGGGGCCTCTACAAGAGCTCTTTTGGCTATGCTGCGGTGCTCTCAGGCGCTGGCTTATATGGAGGGGCGTGATTACTGCATTCCGGAGGATATTGCAAATGCTGCCAGATTAACGATTCCGCACAGACTTATTCTTACCGCAGAGGCGAGGCTTAGCCGCGTTACTAAGACAGATATGGTTAAAAAGATACTTGAACAAGTGAAGGTTTCATGA
- a CDS encoding DUF4342 domain-containing protein yields MEITLQAVEKVMEETGVDFKAAKEALVKTDGDVDAAIKLIQPDSKEISDDIKELIDKLKKKVEDGNVDRIQIKKGDEVVFSVPVNVGIVGGIIGLAAAPWALIAGSVAAFGLGCKLEVVHKDGTIDGIN; encoded by the coding sequence ATGGAAATAACATTACAGGCAGTAGAGAAGGTTATGGAAGAGACAGGTGTGGATTTTAAGGCTGCAAAGGAAGCCCTCGTTAAAACTGACGGAGATGTAGATGCAGCTATAAAGCTTATTCAGCCGGATTCAAAAGAAATCAGTGATGATATCAAGGAACTGATCGACAAGCTTAAAAAGAAGGTTGAAGATGGCAATGTTGACAGAATCCAGATCAAAAAAGGTGATGAAGTAGTATTCAGCGTACCTGTTAATGTTGGTATCGTTGGAGGAATTATCGGTCTGGCTGCTGCTCCGTGGGCATTGATTGCCGGTTCAGTTGCAGCATTCGGTCTTGGATGCAAACTTGAAGTTGTACACAAAGACGGAACCATCGACGGAATTAACTGA